Proteins encoded together in one Pseudoroseomonas cervicalis window:
- the phoU gene encoding phosphate signaling complex protein PhoU — MQTEAPEQQSEHIVRSYEEQLKRLREMVARMGGLAERQVADSATALIRRDTELASAVVGRDGEIDALETEIENFCVRLLALRQPMAADLRLIVAAMKVSTDIERIGDYARNAAKRAIVVSQQPQLGSLNGFQWMAKLVQENLKDAIDALVKEDAAAAERVWGADAPVDDIYNGIFREMLTHMMEDPRNITAATHLLFIAKNFERIGDHATNIAETVHYAVLGHMLPEDRPKSDASAYTVVRPPA, encoded by the coding sequence ATGCAGACCGAAGCCCCCGAGCAGCAGAGCGAGCACATCGTGCGGTCCTATGAAGAACAGCTGAAGCGCCTGCGCGAGATGGTCGCCCGCATGGGCGGCCTGGCCGAGCGCCAGGTGGCCGATTCTGCCACCGCCCTGATCCGCCGCGACACCGAGCTGGCCAGCGCCGTCGTCGGCCGCGATGGCGAGATCGACGCGCTGGAGACCGAGATCGAGAATTTCTGCGTCCGCCTGCTGGCGCTGCGCCAGCCGATGGCCGCCGATCTGCGGCTGATCGTCGCCGCCATGAAGGTGTCCACCGATATCGAGCGCATCGGCGACTACGCCCGCAACGCCGCCAAGCGCGCGATCGTCGTCTCGCAGCAGCCGCAGCTCGGCAGCCTGAACGGCTTCCAGTGGATGGCCAAGCTGGTGCAGGAGAATTTGAAGGACGCGATCGACGCGCTGGTCAAGGAGGATGCCGCCGCCGCCGAGCGCGTCTGGGGTGCCGACGCGCCGGTCGACGACATCTACAACGGCATCTTCCGCGAGATGCTGACGCATATGATGGAGGATCCGCGCAACATCACCGCGGCCACCCATCTGCTGTTCATCGCCAAGAATTTCGAGCGCATCGGCGACCACGCGACCAACATCGCCGAGACCGTGCACTACGCCGTGCTGGGTCACATGCTCCCCGAGGACAGGCCGAAATC
- the pstB gene encoding phosphate ABC transporter ATP-binding protein PstB has protein sequence MTTANTEALGGIQARSGAALNPARISIRDLEFFYGANKALKGINLDLPDRQVTGMIGPSGCGKSTLLRILNRMYSLYPGQRASGQVLLDGKNILDGDVDMNALRARIGMVFQKPTPFPMTIYENIAFGIRLHEKLSKSQMDERIEWALTRAAIWGEVKDRLNSSAMGLSGGQQQRLCIARTIAVRPEVILLDEPTSALDPISTLKIEELIDELKQDFTIAIVTHNMQQAARCADQVAFFYLGELVEVAPAEEMFTAPKQKKTQEYITGRFG, from the coding sequence ATGACCACCGCGAACACCGAGGCCCTGGGCGGCATCCAGGCCCGCTCCGGCGCCGCGCTGAACCCGGCGCGGATCTCGATCCGCGACCTGGAATTCTTCTACGGCGCCAACAAGGCGCTGAAGGGGATCAATCTCGACCTGCCCGACCGCCAGGTGACCGGCATGATCGGCCCCTCGGGCTGCGGCAAGTCGACGCTGCTGCGCATCCTGAACCGGATGTACAGCCTCTATCCCGGCCAGCGCGCCAGCGGCCAGGTGCTGCTGGACGGCAAGAACATCCTGGATGGCGATGTCGACATGAACGCGCTGCGCGCGCGCATCGGCATGGTGTTCCAGAAGCCCACCCCCTTCCCGATGACGATCTACGAGAACATCGCCTTCGGCATCCGCCTGCATGAGAAGCTCTCCAAGAGCCAGATGGATGAGCGCATCGAATGGGCGCTGACCCGCGCCGCGATCTGGGGTGAGGTGAAGGACCGGCTGAACAGCTCGGCCATGGGCCTCTCGGGCGGCCAGCAGCAGCGCCTCTGCATTGCCCGCACCATCGCGGTGCGGCCGGAGGTGATCCTGCTGGACGAGCCGACCTCGGCGCTCGACCCGATCTCGACCCTGAAGATCGAGGAGCTGATCGACGAGCTGAAGCAGGACTTCACCATCGCGATCGTCACCCACAACATGCAGCAGGCGGCGCGCTGCGCCGACCAGGTGGCCTTCTTCTATCTCGGCGAGCTGGTCGAGGTGGCGCCGGCGGAGGAGATGTTCACCGCGCCCAAGCAGAAGAAGACCCAGGAATACATCACCGGCCGCTTCGGCTGA
- the pstA gene encoding phosphate ABC transporter permease PstA → MSASTLPQGTPDRLQSGPAKDMKVAAALGRRRRAVALAVKLACYGATGIGLALLFSILGTLFWNGFAALELKVFTEVTRPPGSGGGLLNPIIGSLIQTAIGTAVGTPIGLLVGTYLAEYAKASPLANAVRFVSDILLSAPSILIGLFVYQILVVPFGGFSGWAGAAALAVIVIPIVVRTTEDMLRLLPDTLREAVIGLGAPKWKMVTLVCWRAAASGIVTGVLLAVARVAGETAPLLFTSLGNLNWSLSLSAPMSSLPVTIFSYAGSPYEDWIALAWAGALIITLGVLGLNIAARSLLRRK, encoded by the coding sequence CTCCACCCTGCCGCAAGGCACCCCGGACCGGCTGCAGAGCGGCCCGGCCAAGGACATGAAGGTCGCGGCCGCGCTCGGCCGCCGCCGCCGCGCCGTGGCGCTGGCGGTGAAGCTGGCCTGCTACGGCGCCACCGGCATCGGCCTGGCGCTGCTCTTCTCGATCCTCGGCACGCTGTTCTGGAACGGCTTCGCCGCGCTGGAGCTGAAGGTGTTCACCGAGGTGACGCGCCCGCCGGGTTCCGGCGGCGGCCTGCTGAACCCGATCATCGGCAGCCTGATCCAGACCGCCATCGGCACCGCCGTCGGCACGCCGATCGGGCTGCTGGTCGGCACCTATCTCGCCGAATACGCCAAGGCCTCGCCGCTGGCGAATGCGGTGCGCTTCGTCTCCGACATCCTGCTCTCGGCGCCCTCCATCCTGATCGGGCTGTTCGTCTACCAGATCCTGGTGGTGCCCTTCGGCGGCTTCTCCGGCTGGGCCGGCGCGGCGGCGCTCGCCGTCATCGTCATCCCGATCGTGGTGCGCACCACCGAGGACATGCTGCGCCTGCTGCCCGACACGCTGCGCGAGGCGGTGATCGGCCTCGGCGCGCCGAAATGGAAGATGGTGACGCTGGTCTGCTGGCGCGCCGCCGCCTCGGGCATCGTCACCGGCGTGCTGCTGGCCGTCGCCCGCGTCGCCGGCGAGACGGCGCCGCTGCTGTTCACCTCGCTCGGCAATCTGAACTGGTCGCTCAGCCTCTCGGCGCCGATGTCCAGCCTGCCGGTCACCATCTTCTCCTATGCCGGCTCGCCCTATGAGGACTGGATCGCCCTGGCCTGGGCCGGCGCCCTGATCATCACGCTCGGCGTGCTCGGGCTCAACATCGCGGCGCGCAGCCTGCTGCGCCGGAAGTGA